Proteins from a genomic interval of Maylandia zebra isolate NMK-2024a linkage group LG15, Mzebra_GT3a, whole genome shotgun sequence:
- the sash1a gene encoding SAM and SH3 domain-containing protein 1a isoform X5: protein MEELRKRRVSQELDMEKQDPSSTSLQLRNEIQESLGFSSEVSTPETDRKMSLHKSSSEDGSGGKWDSKKKNKSFWQNFRKSQHKPVVRQTSKGEDIGYVASEITMSDEERIQLMMMVKEKMITVEEALARLKEYERSRQSSSTDTAEWADGSAPNLNQSSNCNSREQSDDEQSEDSVKFKRLHKLVNSTRRVRKKLIKVEEGKKHASEDFMNLETPPTCEDNTALYTGVLKKPLLNQEASLPSLTHDQLSLDGDTDGLTTSPSSSSLDTWSGHKLVKTFNKSSSTHGLIRPPRRTPAGSSALGGSIPGVTGSGSSFSELDGCGLDDDGKLSRSTTDGEMRKALNSISHGRTCSFGGFDLSNRSLHVVNAGNEANSKEQEAIYREVVKSPTTSRISLGKKVKSVKETMRKRMSKKYSSSPSEQSSPDAAPGSPQSPLPDTDSLEKPKLKAGGSVESLRSSLSGQSSMSGQTVSTTDSSTSNRESVKSEDGDDEEPPYRGPFCGRARVHTDFTPSPYDTDSLKLKRGDVIDIISKPPMGTWMGLLNNKVGTFKFIYVDVLTEEEEKPKRPVRRRRKGRPPKPTSVEELLDRIDLKDYMPTFLFNGYEDLDTFKLLEEEDLDELNISDPQHRAVLLTAVELLQEYDSSSDPERSGMSGSQEKLLLEGRSIVGDSPRDSGCYESNENLENGKSRKATSHFSAGHQSPDYPTLPMTLSTEALQQNSKNQRTKFPKSFFIKPSLKGFNLLGLRKAQRRSPIPASRSCEDLDGPPQPTGPWKRSHSLGDLQNFEQKNDLSVELKLSKEIPKSGKTSPIKPCRDAVSPAQNGTPTVSPKGRADRPPVPSQLRLRSSCPTSMSSNPPEPLSSPTPSPPDSSASGERVMRTHPKKPPIPPPVPAKKSRERLANGLRHPPLSLPSSPSPTASPTHSFNRSQPSSPIIRSPGLSAPALPPKTPSTPASPCATSSASSMGEESGTPPAVHPPWLSDLGGKMAVTRKLSHTKIGPDLFTLLEQRLQSEGIDLTEEPYSDKHGRCGIPHPLVQRYSEDLEQPVKDVASTIDQLRVKELRKQHRMAIPSGGLTEMCRKPPTLGNISTVSDWLISIGLPMYSTTLATAGIDTLSRVALLTESSAWEAGVRDERHVRRLICEARSVHAHREVQS, encoded by the exons aaTGTCTCTACACAAGTCCAGCTCTGAAGATGGATCTGGAG GTAAATGGGACagtaagaagaagaacaaaTCTTTTTGGCAGAACTTCCGCAAATCTCAGCACAAACCCGTTGTACGACAGACGTCCAAAG GAGAAGATATTGGCTACGTGGCCAGCGAGATCACCATGAGCGATGAGGAGCGGATCcagctgatgatgatggtgaaagAGAAGATGATCACCGTAGAAGAAGCTCTGGCTCGG CTGAAGGAGTATGAGCGCAGCAGACAGTCCAGCAGTACTGACACTGCAGAGTGGGCTGACGGATCTGCACCCAATCTAAACCAGTCCTCAAACTGCAAC TCTCGTGAACAGTCAGATGATGAGCAATCAGAGGACTCTGTGAAATTCAAAAGGCTTCACAAATTGGTTAACTCGACACGCCGGGTCAGGAAAAAACTCATCAAGGTGGAGGAGGGCAAGAAACATGCCTCCGAAG aTTTTATGAATCTGGAGACACCTCCCACCTGTGAAGACAACACCGCTCTGTACACTGGGGTTCTAAAGAAGCCCCTTTTAAACCAGGAGGCGTCTCTGCCCTCACTCACCCATGACCAGCTTTCTCTGGATGGAGACACAGATGGCCTGACGACCTCCCCTTCCTCCAGCAGTTTGGACACCTGGTCTGGACACAAGCTGGTGAAAACGTTCAATAAGTCTTCTAGTACCCACGGTCTTATCCGGCCCCCCAGGAGGACCCCAGCGGGCTCCAGTGCCCTGGGAGGCTCTATTCCTGGTGTGACAGGTAGTGGCTCCTCCTTCTCAGAGCTCGATGGCTGTGGATTGGACGATGATGGAAAGCTGTCACGCTCCACAACTGATGGCGAGATGAGGAAGGCCCTGAACTCCATCTCCCATGGG AGAACATGCAGCTTTGGAGGCTTTGACCTGTCCAACCGTTCCCTCCATGTGGTCAACGCAGGCAATGAGGCCAAT AGTAAAGAGCAGGAGGCAATATACAGAGAAGTGGTCAAATCCCCCACTACGTCTCGGATTTCACTGGGCAAGAAAGTCAAGTCAGTGAAAGAGACGATGAGGAAGCGCATGTCGAAGAAGTACAGCAGCTCTCCTTCTGAGCAG TCCAGTCCAGATGCAGCCCCTGGTTCTCCACAATCCCCTCTGCCTGACACAGACTCTCTCGAGAAACCGAAGCTTAAGGCCGGAGGTTCTGTGGAAAGCCTGCGCAGTTCACTCAGCGGACAGAGTTCAATGA GTGGTCAGACGGTGAGCACCACCGACTCATCAACCAGTAACAGAGAAAGCGTGAAGTCGGAGGACGGCGATGACGAGGAGCCTCCTTATAGAGGACCATTCTGTGGCCGTGCCAGAGTCCATACAGACTTCACTCCTAGCCCCTACGATACGGACTCCCTCAAACTGAAG CGTGGGGATGTGATTGACATCATCAGCAAGCCTCCAATGGGAACGTGGATGGGCCTGCTGAACAACAAAGTAGGCACCTTCAAGTTCATCTATGTGGATGTGCTGACTGAAGAAGAGGAGAAGCCCAAAAGGCCAGttcggaggaggaggaagggccGGCCACCCAAACCCACTTCAGTGGAGGAGCTACTGGATCGTATCGATCTCAAG GATTACATGCCCACTTTCTTGTTCAATGGCTACGAGGACCTGGACACGTTCAAGTTGCTGGAAGAAGAGGACTTGGATGAACTGAACATCAGCGATCCTCAGCACAGAGCTGTACTGCTCACTGCAGTGGAGCTGCTGCAGGAGTATGACA GTAGCAGCGATCCAGAGCGCAGTGGAATGTCAGGTTCCCAGGAAAAGCTGCTGCTGGAGGGTCGGAGCATAGTGGGAGACTCCCCACGGGATTCTGGGTGCTACGAGAGCAATGAGAACCTGGAGAATG gtAAAAGCAGGAAAGCAACCAGTCATTTTTCAGCAGGACACCAGTCTCCAGATTACCCAACACTGCCCATGACTCTTTCTACAGAGGCTCTTCAGCAGAACAGCAAAAATCAGCGCACAAAGTTTCCAAAAAGTTTCTTCATCAAGCCCTCCCTTAAGGGCTTCAACCTGCTCGGGCTGCGAAAAGCCCAAAGACGGTCTCCAATCCCAGCCAGCCGCAGCTGCGAGGACCTTGATGGTCCCCCGCAGCCCACCGGACCCTGGAAGCGCTCCCACTCTCTGGGAGATCTGCAGAACTTTGAGCAGAAGAACGATCTCAGTGTGGAGCTTAAGCTTAGTAAGGAAATACCCAAATCAGGCAAAACTAGCCCCATCAAGCCCTGTAGAGACGCCGTTTCTCCAGCTCAAAATGGGACTCCAACGGTTAGTCCTAAAGGAAGGGCTGATAGGCCGCCAGTACCCTCACAGCTTCGCCTACGCTCTTCTTGTCCAACATCAATGTCCTCCAACCCTCCAGAGCCCCTTTCCAGCCCCACTCCAAGTCCTCCTGATTCTAGTGCTAGTGGGGAGAGGGTGATGCGGACTCACCCCAAAAAGCCTCCCATCCCTCCCCCTGTACCTGCAAAGAAATCTAGAGAGAGACTAGCCAATGGCCTTCGTCACCCCCCTCTCTCCCTTCCCTCCTCGCCATCCCCTACCGCCTCGCCTACCCACTCCTTCAATCGCTCTCAACCCAGCAGCCCTATAATCCGCAGCCCTGGCCTGAGTGCCCCTGCTCTGCCTCCCAAGACCCCAAGTACTCCAGCCAGTCCATGTGCCACCTCATCAGCCTCATCCATGGGCGAGGAATCCGGCACTCCACCAGCGGTGCACCCTCCCTGGCTCTCGGATCTTGGAGGCAAGATGGCTGTTACGAGGAAACTTTCCCATACCAAGATAGGTCCTGATCTTTTTACCCTCCTGGAGCAACGGCTGCAGAGTGAGGGCATTGATCTTACCGAGGAGCCCTACTCTGACAAG CACGGCCGATGCGGCATCCCCCACCCGCTGGTACAGCGTTACTCCGAGGatctggagcagccagtcaaAGACGTGGCGTCTACCATAGACCAGCTCAGAGTCAAAGAGCTCCGTAAACAACACCGCATGGCT ATCCCCTCTGGAGGTTTGACGGAGATGTGCCGAAAGCCTCCCACCTTAGGAAACATCAGCACAGTCTCCGATTGGCTCATCTCCATCGGCCTACCCATGTACTCCACAACTCTGGCAACAGCAGGGATTGACACGCTGAGCCGCGTGGCCTTGTTAACCGAGAGCAGTGCGTGGGAAGCTGGGGTGCGGGACGAACGTCACGTCCGCCGCCTGATCTGTGAGGCGCGATCGGTCCACGCACACAGAGAGGTTCAGTCGTAA
- the sash1a gene encoding SAM and SH3 domain-containing protein 1a isoform X4, translating into MEGDQGTGAPSDEPQADSAAASDSFSQLWSDVMGMLDGSLGNIDDLAQEYSEYYNTCFSDVNDRMEELRKRRVSQELDMEKQDPSSTSLQLRNEIQESLGFSSEVSTPETDRKMSLHKSSSEDGSGGKWDSKKKNKSFWQNFRKSQHKPVVRQTSKGEDIGYVASEITMSDEERIQLMMMVKEKMITVEEALARSREQSDDEQSEDSVKFKRLHKLVNSTRRVRKKLIKVEEGKKHASEDFMNLETPPTCEDNTALYTGVLKKPLLNQEASLPSLTHDQLSLDGDTDGLTTSPSSSSLDTWSGHKLVKTFNKSSSTHGLIRPPRRTPAGSSALGGSIPGVTGSGSSFSELDGCGLDDDGKLSRSTTDGEMRKALNSISHGRTCSFGGFDLSNRSLHVVNAGNEANSKEQEAIYREVVKSPTTSRISLGKKVKSVKETMRKRMSKKYSSSPSEQSSPDAAPGSPQSPLPDTDSLEKPKLKAGGSVESLRSSLSGQSSMSGQTVSTTDSSTSNRESVKSEDGDDEEPPYRGPFCGRARVHTDFTPSPYDTDSLKLKRGDVIDIISKPPMGTWMGLLNNKVGTFKFIYVDVLTEEEEKPKRPVRRRRKGRPPKPTSVEELLDRIDLKDYMPTFLFNGYEDLDTFKLLEEEDLDELNISDPQHRAVLLTAVELLQEYDSSSDPERSGMSGSQEKLLLEGRSIVGDSPRDSGCYESNENLENGKSRKATSHFSAGHQSPDYPTLPMTLSTEALQQNSKNQRTKFPKSFFIKPSLKGFNLLGLRKAQRRSPIPASRSCEDLDGPPQPTGPWKRSHSLGDLQNFEQKNDLSVELKLSKEIPKSGKTSPIKPCRDAVSPAQNGTPTVSPKGRADRPPVPSQLRLRSSCPTSMSSNPPEPLSSPTPSPPDSSASGERVMRTHPKKPPIPPPVPAKKSRERLANGLRHPPLSLPSSPSPTASPTHSFNRSQPSSPIIRSPGLSAPALPPKTPSTPASPCATSSASSMGEESGTPPAVHPPWLSDLGGKMAVTRKLSHTKIGPDLFTLLEQRLQSEGIDLTEEPYSDKHGRCGIPHPLVQRYSEDLEQPVKDVASTIDQLRVKELRKQHRMAIPSGGLTEMCRKPPTLGNISTVSDWLISIGLPMYSTTLATAGIDTLSRVALLTESSAWEAGVRDERHVRRLICEARSVHAHREVQS; encoded by the exons aaTGTCTCTACACAAGTCCAGCTCTGAAGATGGATCTGGAG GTAAATGGGACagtaagaagaagaacaaaTCTTTTTGGCAGAACTTCCGCAAATCTCAGCACAAACCCGTTGTACGACAGACGTCCAAAG GAGAAGATATTGGCTACGTGGCCAGCGAGATCACCATGAGCGATGAGGAGCGGATCcagctgatgatgatggtgaaagAGAAGATGATCACCGTAGAAGAAGCTCTGGCTCGG TCTCGTGAACAGTCAGATGATGAGCAATCAGAGGACTCTGTGAAATTCAAAAGGCTTCACAAATTGGTTAACTCGACACGCCGGGTCAGGAAAAAACTCATCAAGGTGGAGGAGGGCAAGAAACATGCCTCCGAAG aTTTTATGAATCTGGAGACACCTCCCACCTGTGAAGACAACACCGCTCTGTACACTGGGGTTCTAAAGAAGCCCCTTTTAAACCAGGAGGCGTCTCTGCCCTCACTCACCCATGACCAGCTTTCTCTGGATGGAGACACAGATGGCCTGACGACCTCCCCTTCCTCCAGCAGTTTGGACACCTGGTCTGGACACAAGCTGGTGAAAACGTTCAATAAGTCTTCTAGTACCCACGGTCTTATCCGGCCCCCCAGGAGGACCCCAGCGGGCTCCAGTGCCCTGGGAGGCTCTATTCCTGGTGTGACAGGTAGTGGCTCCTCCTTCTCAGAGCTCGATGGCTGTGGATTGGACGATGATGGAAAGCTGTCACGCTCCACAACTGATGGCGAGATGAGGAAGGCCCTGAACTCCATCTCCCATGGG AGAACATGCAGCTTTGGAGGCTTTGACCTGTCCAACCGTTCCCTCCATGTGGTCAACGCAGGCAATGAGGCCAAT AGTAAAGAGCAGGAGGCAATATACAGAGAAGTGGTCAAATCCCCCACTACGTCTCGGATTTCACTGGGCAAGAAAGTCAAGTCAGTGAAAGAGACGATGAGGAAGCGCATGTCGAAGAAGTACAGCAGCTCTCCTTCTGAGCAG TCCAGTCCAGATGCAGCCCCTGGTTCTCCACAATCCCCTCTGCCTGACACAGACTCTCTCGAGAAACCGAAGCTTAAGGCCGGAGGTTCTGTGGAAAGCCTGCGCAGTTCACTCAGCGGACAGAGTTCAATGA GTGGTCAGACGGTGAGCACCACCGACTCATCAACCAGTAACAGAGAAAGCGTGAAGTCGGAGGACGGCGATGACGAGGAGCCTCCTTATAGAGGACCATTCTGTGGCCGTGCCAGAGTCCATACAGACTTCACTCCTAGCCCCTACGATACGGACTCCCTCAAACTGAAG CGTGGGGATGTGATTGACATCATCAGCAAGCCTCCAATGGGAACGTGGATGGGCCTGCTGAACAACAAAGTAGGCACCTTCAAGTTCATCTATGTGGATGTGCTGACTGAAGAAGAGGAGAAGCCCAAAAGGCCAGttcggaggaggaggaagggccGGCCACCCAAACCCACTTCAGTGGAGGAGCTACTGGATCGTATCGATCTCAAG GATTACATGCCCACTTTCTTGTTCAATGGCTACGAGGACCTGGACACGTTCAAGTTGCTGGAAGAAGAGGACTTGGATGAACTGAACATCAGCGATCCTCAGCACAGAGCTGTACTGCTCACTGCAGTGGAGCTGCTGCAGGAGTATGACA GTAGCAGCGATCCAGAGCGCAGTGGAATGTCAGGTTCCCAGGAAAAGCTGCTGCTGGAGGGTCGGAGCATAGTGGGAGACTCCCCACGGGATTCTGGGTGCTACGAGAGCAATGAGAACCTGGAGAATG gtAAAAGCAGGAAAGCAACCAGTCATTTTTCAGCAGGACACCAGTCTCCAGATTACCCAACACTGCCCATGACTCTTTCTACAGAGGCTCTTCAGCAGAACAGCAAAAATCAGCGCACAAAGTTTCCAAAAAGTTTCTTCATCAAGCCCTCCCTTAAGGGCTTCAACCTGCTCGGGCTGCGAAAAGCCCAAAGACGGTCTCCAATCCCAGCCAGCCGCAGCTGCGAGGACCTTGATGGTCCCCCGCAGCCCACCGGACCCTGGAAGCGCTCCCACTCTCTGGGAGATCTGCAGAACTTTGAGCAGAAGAACGATCTCAGTGTGGAGCTTAAGCTTAGTAAGGAAATACCCAAATCAGGCAAAACTAGCCCCATCAAGCCCTGTAGAGACGCCGTTTCTCCAGCTCAAAATGGGACTCCAACGGTTAGTCCTAAAGGAAGGGCTGATAGGCCGCCAGTACCCTCACAGCTTCGCCTACGCTCTTCTTGTCCAACATCAATGTCCTCCAACCCTCCAGAGCCCCTTTCCAGCCCCACTCCAAGTCCTCCTGATTCTAGTGCTAGTGGGGAGAGGGTGATGCGGACTCACCCCAAAAAGCCTCCCATCCCTCCCCCTGTACCTGCAAAGAAATCTAGAGAGAGACTAGCCAATGGCCTTCGTCACCCCCCTCTCTCCCTTCCCTCCTCGCCATCCCCTACCGCCTCGCCTACCCACTCCTTCAATCGCTCTCAACCCAGCAGCCCTATAATCCGCAGCCCTGGCCTGAGTGCCCCTGCTCTGCCTCCCAAGACCCCAAGTACTCCAGCCAGTCCATGTGCCACCTCATCAGCCTCATCCATGGGCGAGGAATCCGGCACTCCACCAGCGGTGCACCCTCCCTGGCTCTCGGATCTTGGAGGCAAGATGGCTGTTACGAGGAAACTTTCCCATACCAAGATAGGTCCTGATCTTTTTACCCTCCTGGAGCAACGGCTGCAGAGTGAGGGCATTGATCTTACCGAGGAGCCCTACTCTGACAAG CACGGCCGATGCGGCATCCCCCACCCGCTGGTACAGCGTTACTCCGAGGatctggagcagccagtcaaAGACGTGGCGTCTACCATAGACCAGCTCAGAGTCAAAGAGCTCCGTAAACAACACCGCATGGCT ATCCCCTCTGGAGGTTTGACGGAGATGTGCCGAAAGCCTCCCACCTTAGGAAACATCAGCACAGTCTCCGATTGGCTCATCTCCATCGGCCTACCCATGTACTCCACAACTCTGGCAACAGCAGGGATTGACACGCTGAGCCGCGTGGCCTTGTTAACCGAGAGCAGTGCGTGGGAAGCTGGGGTGCGGGACGAACGTCACGTCCGCCGCCTGATCTGTGAGGCGCGATCGGTCCACGCACACAGAGAGGTTCAGTCGTAA
- the sash1a gene encoding SAM and SH3 domain-containing protein 1a isoform X3, with protein sequence MEGDQGTGAPSDEPQADSAAASDSFSQLWSDVMGMLDGSLGNIDDLAQEYSEYYNTCFSDVNDRMEELRKRRVSQELDMEKQDPSSTSLQLRNEIQESLGFSSEVSTPETDRKMSLHKSSSEDGSGGKWDSKKKNKSFWQNFRKSQHKPVVRQTSKGEDIGYVASEITMSDEERIQLMMMVKEKMITVEEALARLKEYERSRQSSSTDTAEWADGSAPNLNQSSNCNSREQSDDEQSEDSVKFKRLHKLVNSTRRVRKKLIKVEEGKKHASEDFMNLETPPTCEDNTALYTGVLKKPLLNQEASLPSLTHDQLSLDGDTDGLTTSPSSSSLDTWSGHKLVKTFNKSSSTHGLIRPPRRTPAGSSALGGSIPGVTGSGSSFSELDGCGLDDDGKLSRSTTDGEMRKALNSISHGRTCSFGGFDLSNRSLHVVNAGNEANSKEQEAIYREVVKSPTTSRISLGKKVKSVKETMRKRMSKKYSSSPSEQSSPDAAPGSPQSPLPDTDSLEKPKLKAGGSVESLRSSLSGQSSMSGQTVSTTDSSTSNRESVKSEDGDDEEPPYRGPFCGRARVHTDFTPSPYDTDSLKLKRGDVIDIISKPPMGTWMGLLNNKVGTFKFIYVDVLTEEEEKPKRPVRRRRKGRPPKPTSVEELLDRIDLKDYMPTFLFNGYEDLDTFKLLEEEDLDELNISDPQHRAVLLTAVELLQEYDSSSDPERSGMSGSQEKLLLEGRSIVGDSPRDSGCYESNENLENGKSRKATSHFSAGHQSPDYPTLPMTLSTEALQQNSKNQRTKFPKSFFIKPSLKGFNLLGLRKAQRRSPIPASRSCEDLDGPPQPTGPWKRSHSLGDLQNFEQKNDLSVELKLSKEIPKSGKTSPIKPCRDAVSPAQNGTPTVSPKGRADRPPVPSQLRLRSSCPTSMSSNPPEPLSSPTPSPPDSSASGERVMRTHPKKPPIPPPVPAKKSRERLANGLRHPPLSLPSSPSPTASPTHSFNRSQPSSPIIRSPGLSAPALPPKTPSTPASPCATSSASSMGEESGTPPAVHPPWLSDLGGKMAVTRKLSHTKIGPDLFTLLEQRLQSEGIDLTEEPYSDKHGRCGIPHPLVQRYSEDLEQPVKDVASTIDQLRVKELRKQHRMAIPSGGLTEMCRKPPTLGNISTVSDWLISIGLPMYSTTLATAGIDTLSRVALLTESSAWEAGVRDERHVRRLICEARSVHAHREVQS encoded by the exons aaTGTCTCTACACAAGTCCAGCTCTGAAGATGGATCTGGAG GTAAATGGGACagtaagaagaagaacaaaTCTTTTTGGCAGAACTTCCGCAAATCTCAGCACAAACCCGTTGTACGACAGACGTCCAAAG GAGAAGATATTGGCTACGTGGCCAGCGAGATCACCATGAGCGATGAGGAGCGGATCcagctgatgatgatggtgaaagAGAAGATGATCACCGTAGAAGAAGCTCTGGCTCGG CTGAAGGAGTATGAGCGCAGCAGACAGTCCAGCAGTACTGACACTGCAGAGTGGGCTGACGGATCTGCACCCAATCTAAACCAGTCCTCAAACTGCAAC TCTCGTGAACAGTCAGATGATGAGCAATCAGAGGACTCTGTGAAATTCAAAAGGCTTCACAAATTGGTTAACTCGACACGCCGGGTCAGGAAAAAACTCATCAAGGTGGAGGAGGGCAAGAAACATGCCTCCGAAG aTTTTATGAATCTGGAGACACCTCCCACCTGTGAAGACAACACCGCTCTGTACACTGGGGTTCTAAAGAAGCCCCTTTTAAACCAGGAGGCGTCTCTGCCCTCACTCACCCATGACCAGCTTTCTCTGGATGGAGACACAGATGGCCTGACGACCTCCCCTTCCTCCAGCAGTTTGGACACCTGGTCTGGACACAAGCTGGTGAAAACGTTCAATAAGTCTTCTAGTACCCACGGTCTTATCCGGCCCCCCAGGAGGACCCCAGCGGGCTCCAGTGCCCTGGGAGGCTCTATTCCTGGTGTGACAGGTAGTGGCTCCTCCTTCTCAGAGCTCGATGGCTGTGGATTGGACGATGATGGAAAGCTGTCACGCTCCACAACTGATGGCGAGATGAGGAAGGCCCTGAACTCCATCTCCCATGGG AGAACATGCAGCTTTGGAGGCTTTGACCTGTCCAACCGTTCCCTCCATGTGGTCAACGCAGGCAATGAGGCCAAT AGTAAAGAGCAGGAGGCAATATACAGAGAAGTGGTCAAATCCCCCACTACGTCTCGGATTTCACTGGGCAAGAAAGTCAAGTCAGTGAAAGAGACGATGAGGAAGCGCATGTCGAAGAAGTACAGCAGCTCTCCTTCTGAGCAG TCCAGTCCAGATGCAGCCCCTGGTTCTCCACAATCCCCTCTGCCTGACACAGACTCTCTCGAGAAACCGAAGCTTAAGGCCGGAGGTTCTGTGGAAAGCCTGCGCAGTTCACTCAGCGGACAGAGTTCAATGA GTGGTCAGACGGTGAGCACCACCGACTCATCAACCAGTAACAGAGAAAGCGTGAAGTCGGAGGACGGCGATGACGAGGAGCCTCCTTATAGAGGACCATTCTGTGGCCGTGCCAGAGTCCATACAGACTTCACTCCTAGCCCCTACGATACGGACTCCCTCAAACTGAAG CGTGGGGATGTGATTGACATCATCAGCAAGCCTCCAATGGGAACGTGGATGGGCCTGCTGAACAACAAAGTAGGCACCTTCAAGTTCATCTATGTGGATGTGCTGACTGAAGAAGAGGAGAAGCCCAAAAGGCCAGttcggaggaggaggaagggccGGCCACCCAAACCCACTTCAGTGGAGGAGCTACTGGATCGTATCGATCTCAAG GATTACATGCCCACTTTCTTGTTCAATGGCTACGAGGACCTGGACACGTTCAAGTTGCTGGAAGAAGAGGACTTGGATGAACTGAACATCAGCGATCCTCAGCACAGAGCTGTACTGCTCACTGCAGTGGAGCTGCTGCAGGAGTATGACA GTAGCAGCGATCCAGAGCGCAGTGGAATGTCAGGTTCCCAGGAAAAGCTGCTGCTGGAGGGTCGGAGCATAGTGGGAGACTCCCCACGGGATTCTGGGTGCTACGAGAGCAATGAGAACCTGGAGAATG gtAAAAGCAGGAAAGCAACCAGTCATTTTTCAGCAGGACACCAGTCTCCAGATTACCCAACACTGCCCATGACTCTTTCTACAGAGGCTCTTCAGCAGAACAGCAAAAATCAGCGCACAAAGTTTCCAAAAAGTTTCTTCATCAAGCCCTCCCTTAAGGGCTTCAACCTGCTCGGGCTGCGAAAAGCCCAAAGACGGTCTCCAATCCCAGCCAGCCGCAGCTGCGAGGACCTTGATGGTCCCCCGCAGCCCACCGGACCCTGGAAGCGCTCCCACTCTCTGGGAGATCTGCAGAACTTTGAGCAGAAGAACGATCTCAGTGTGGAGCTTAAGCTTAGTAAGGAAATACCCAAATCAGGCAAAACTAGCCCCATCAAGCCCTGTAGAGACGCCGTTTCTCCAGCTCAAAATGGGACTCCAACGGTTAGTCCTAAAGGAAGGGCTGATAGGCCGCCAGTACCCTCACAGCTTCGCCTACGCTCTTCTTGTCCAACATCAATGTCCTCCAACCCTCCAGAGCCCCTTTCCAGCCCCACTCCAAGTCCTCCTGATTCTAGTGCTAGTGGGGAGAGGGTGATGCGGACTCACCCCAAAAAGCCTCCCATCCCTCCCCCTGTACCTGCAAAGAAATCTAGAGAGAGACTAGCCAATGGCCTTCGTCACCCCCCTCTCTCCCTTCCCTCCTCGCCATCCCCTACCGCCTCGCCTACCCACTCCTTCAATCGCTCTCAACCCAGCAGCCCTATAATCCGCAGCCCTGGCCTGAGTGCCCCTGCTCTGCCTCCCAAGACCCCAAGTACTCCAGCCAGTCCATGTGCCACCTCATCAGCCTCATCCATGGGCGAGGAATCCGGCACTCCACCAGCGGTGCACCCTCCCTGGCTCTCGGATCTTGGAGGCAAGATGGCTGTTACGAGGAAACTTTCCCATACCAAGATAGGTCCTGATCTTTTTACCCTCCTGGAGCAACGGCTGCAGAGTGAGGGCATTGATCTTACCGAGGAGCCCTACTCTGACAAG CACGGCCGATGCGGCATCCCCCACCCGCTGGTACAGCGTTACTCCGAGGatctggagcagccagtcaaAGACGTGGCGTCTACCATAGACCAGCTCAGAGTCAAAGAGCTCCGTAAACAACACCGCATGGCT ATCCCCTCTGGAGGTTTGACGGAGATGTGCCGAAAGCCTCCCACCTTAGGAAACATCAGCACAGTCTCCGATTGGCTCATCTCCATCGGCCTACCCATGTACTCCACAACTCTGGCAACAGCAGGGATTGACACGCTGAGCCGCGTGGCCTTGTTAACCGAGAGCAGTGCGTGGGAAGCTGGGGTGCGGGACGAACGTCACGTCCGCCGCCTGATCTGTGAGGCGCGATCGGTCCACGCACACAGAGAGGTTCAGTCGTAA